Proteins from a genomic interval of Yarrowia lipolytica chromosome 1E, complete sequence:
- a CDS encoding uncharacterized protein (Truncated form of YALI0E02046g, similar to uniprot|Q04439 Saccharomyces cerevisiae YMR109w MYO5 myosin I, similar to Saccharomyces cerevisiae MYO3 (YKL129C) and MYO5 (YMR109W); ancestral locus Anc_2.440) yields MAVTKRAGRRAQGGTQPAKGAQGVKKATFESGKKREVGVSDLTLLSKVSEEAINENLKKRFENGTIYTYIGHVLISVNPFRDLGIYTDAVLESYKGKNRLEVPPHVFSIAESMYYNMKSYSENQCVIISGESGAGKTEASKRIMQYIASASGGSSSNIQKIKDMVLATNPLLEAFGCAKTLRNDNSSRHGKYLEIQFNNQAEPVGANITNYLLEKGRVVGQIRNERNFHIFYQFAKAASENYRSTFGIQPPEAYTYTSASGCTSVNGINDEAEFKETLAAMNLIGLTQAEQDNLFKLLAAILWIGNMSFVEDKDGNAAIADVSVPNFVAYLLEVDAESVVKAVTQRIMETSRGGRRGSVYEVALNIAQATSVRDALAKGIYNNLFDWIVERVNQSLRAPQDAARTIGILDIYGFEIFESNSFEQICINYVNEKLQQIFIQLTLKTEQDEYVREQIAWTPINYFNNKIVCDLIEEKRPPGIFAALNDACATAHADPNAADENFIQRMSMVGQNPHFEQRQRKFVIKHYAGDVTYDVKGITDKNKDQLLKDILILLQKSGNPFLVSLFPDPVNTDNRRRPPTASDKIKKSANDLVTTLSAAQPSYIRTIKPNQNRSPTEYDEKAVLHQVKYLGLQENVRIRRAGFAYRQTFEKFVERFMLLSGKTSYAGDYIWQGSAYDATLCILRDAGIPQTEYQMGTTKVFIKTPETLFALEHMRDMWWHNMAARIQRAWRRYLAYKTECAIKIQRFWRLKRGLDGLKEIQFRDSGHKLLGGRKERRTYSLIGYRRFQGDYLGCNNGSGFGDFLMKQIGVTDKVFFSCRGQLQQSRLGRSSVRVPRTFILTKNNFYVVAQQIHQKQLVVTNEYTIPVRNITHMSMSNLRDDWFCLNQASSPYGDQLMWCVFKTELAVQLRVVKPGVDIRIGPQIDYFKKQGKKASVKFQKTTTLQTKFDMYKSGSVQVPPGAPPNSVSKETPRGRAKGSRGGAPSRPAARGNAAHTPTPGAAALGYQQHQPGSAQPASPRARKAPPPAPNSRGNGHAESAQPQAYNNLQPHYQSLVNPRSGQGQQQQQHHQAYQQPTAAQPAATSYSPAPAKARSEERFSSCSPGSPLPPLPSQLTRLCMTTWPTDSTSCPFLPVNRFSFL; encoded by the exons ATGGCTGTCACCAAACGAGCTGGaagacgagctcaaggaggcaCTCAACCGGCTAAGGGAGCGCAAGGAGTCAAAAAGGCGACCTTCGAGTCTGGAAAGAAGCGAGAGGTTGGAGTGTCCGACCTCACGTTGCTGTCCAAGGTCAGCGAGGAAGCCATCAACGAGAACTTGAAGAAGCGATTCGAGAACGGAACAATCTACACCTACATTGGTCATGTG CTTATCTCGGTGAACCCCTTCAGAGACCTGGGTATTTATACAGATGCCGTGCTGGAGTCTTACAAGGGAAAGAACCGTCTTGAGGTACCTCCCcacgtcttctccatcgCCGAATCCATGTACTACAACATGAAGTCGTACTCGGAGAATCAGTGTGTCATCATTTCTGGAGAGTCAGGAGCCGGAAAGACCGAGGCCTCCAAGCGAATCATGCAGTACATTGCCTCTGCCTCAGGaggttcctcctccaacattcagaagatcaaggacaTGGTGCTCGCTACCAACCCTCTTCTGGAAGCTTTTGGATGTGCCAAGACGCTGCGAAACGACAACTCTTCCCGTCATGGAAAGTACCTTGAGATTCAGTTCAACAACCAGGCAGAGCCCGTCGGAGCAAATATCACCAACTatctgctggagaagggcCGAGTCGTTGGCCAGATTCGTAACGAGCGAAACTTTCACATTTTCTACCAGTTTGCCAAGGCAGCCTCCGAGAACTACCGAAGCACCTTTGGTATCCAGCCGCCTGAGGCATACACCTACACTTCTGCTTCCGGCTGCACTTCTGTTAACGGAATTAACGATGAGgccgagttcaaggagaCTCTAGCTGCGATGAACCTCATTGGTCTTACACAAGCAGAGCAGGATAATCTTTTCAAGCTTCTTGCCGCCATTTTGTGGATCGGAAACATGTCCTTTGTTGAGGATAAGGACGGAAATGCCGCCATTGCTGATGTTTCTGTTCCCAACTTCGTGGCCTACCTCCTGGAGGTAGATGCCGAGTCGGTTGTCAAAGCTGTGACCCAACGAATTATGGAGACCtcccgaggaggccgaCGAGGATCGGTCTACGAGGTGGCTCTGAATATTGCCCAGGCCACCTCGGTCAGAGATGCTCTTGCTAAGGGTATCTACAATAACCTGTTCGACTGGATTGTCGAGCGAGTCAACCAGAGTCTGCGAGCCCCCCAGGATGCTGCTCGAACCATTGGTATTCTGGATATCTACGGTTTTGAGATTTTCGAGTCCAATTCTTTCGAGCAGATCTGTATCAACTACGTCAACGAGAAACTGCAGCAGATTTTCATCCAGCTGACCCTCAAGACCGAGCAGGATGAGTACGTCCGAGAGCAGATTGCATGGACCCCCATCAactacttcaacaacaagatTGTGTGTGATCTTattgaggagaagcgacCTCCTGGAATCTTCGCTGCTCTCAACGATGCATGCGCCACCGCGCACGCAGATCCCAACGCCGCAGATGAGAACTTCATCCAGCGAATGTCCATGGTGGGCCAGAACCCCCATTTCGAGCAGCGACAGCGAAAGTTTGTCATCAAGCATTACGCTGGTGATGTGACTTATGATGTCAAGGGTATCAcagacaagaacaaggatCAGCTTCTCAAGGATATTCTGATTCTGTTGCAGAAGTCTGGAAACCCTTTCTTGGTGTCTCTATTCCCGGATCCGGTCAACACTGACAACCGAAGACGACCTCCCACTGCTTcggacaagatcaagaagtCTGCCAACGACCTGGTGACCACCCTTTCGGCCGCCCAGCCCTCATACATTCGTACGATCAAGCCCAACCAGAACAGATCTCCTACCGAGTACGACGAGAAGGCAGTTCTGCATCAGGTCAAATATCTTGGTCTGCAGGAAAACGTTCGAATTCGACGAGCTGGTTTCGCGTACCGACAGACCTTTGAGAAATTTGTGGAGCGATTCATGCTTCTCTCCGGAAAGACCTCGTATGCCGGTGACTACATCTGGCAGGGATCTGCCTATGATGCCACCCTGTGCATTCTGCGAGATGCGGGTATCCCTCAGACCGAGTACCAGATGGGCACCACAAAGGTGTTCATCAAGACCCCTGAGACTCTGTTTGCTTTAGAGCACATGAGAGACATGTGGTGGCATAACATGGCTGCTCGAATCCAACGAGCATGGCGACGATACCTCGCCTACAAGACCGAGTGCGCCATCAAGATCCAGCGATTCTGGCGTCTTAAGCGAGGTTTGGATGgcctcaaggagattcaATTCCGAGACTCTGGTCACAAGCTTCTGGGCGGCCGAAAGGAACGACGAACTTACTCTCTTATCGGCTACCGTCGTTTCCAGGGAGACTATCTTGGCTGCAACAACGGCAGTGGCTTTGGAGATTTCCTCATGAAGCAGATTGGTGTCACTGACaaggtcttcttctcgtgcCGAGGCCAGCTGCAGCAGTCTCGACTTGGACGATCTTCGGTCCGTGTGCCCCGAACTTTCATTCTCACTAAGAACAACTTCTACGTTGTTGCGCAGCAGATTcaccagaagcagctggtgGTGACCAATGAGTACACCATTCCCGTACGAAATATCACCCACATGTCCATGTCTAACCTGCGAGACGATTGGTTTTGTCTCAACcaggcttcttctccctaTGGAGACCAGCTGATGTGGTGTGTATTCAAGACGGAGCTGGCAGTGCAACTTCGAGTCGTCAAGCCGGGTGTCGACATTCGAATCGGTCCCCAGATTGACTACTTTAAGAAGCAGGGCAAGAAAGCCTCTGTCAAGTTCCAGAAGACCACCACCCTGCAGACGAAGTTTGACATGTACAAGAGTGGATCCGTCCAGGTTCCTCCTGGAGCCCCTCCCAACAGTGTTAGCAAGGAGACTCCTCGAGGCCGAGCAAAGGGATCTCGAGGTGGTGCTCCCTCTCggcctgctgctcgagGCAACGCTGCACACACCCCTACTCCTGGCGCTGCTGCGCTCGGataccagcagcaccagccTGGTTCTGCTCAGCCCGCTTCTCCCCGAGCTCGAAAGGCACCCCCACCTGCTCCCAACTCTCGAGGAAATGGCCATGCTGAGTCTGCCCAGCCGCAGGCCTACAATAACCTGCAACCCCATTATCAGTCGTTGGTTAACCCTCGATCCGGACAAgggcaacagcagcagcagcatcaccAGGCTTACCAGCAACCCACTGCCGCTCAACCCGCAGCCACTTCATATAGCCCTGCTCCCGCAAAGGCTAGATCGGAAGAGCGGTtcagctcctgctccccCGGCAGCCCCCTGCCGCCCCTGCCGAGCCAACTTACAAGGCTCTGTATGACTACGTGGCCAACGGACTCAACCAGCTGTCCATTTCTGCCGGTGAACAGGTTCTCATTTCTGTGA
- a CDS encoding uncharacterized protein (Compare to YALI0E02090g, similar to uniprot|P37012 Saccharomyces cerevisiae YMR105c PGM2 phosphoglucomutase major isoform or uniprot|P33401 Saccharomyces cerevisiae YKL127w PGM1 phosphoglucomutase minor isoform, similar to Saccharomyces cerevisiae PGM1 (YKL127W) and PGM2 (YMR105C); ancestral locus Anc_2.445) translates to MRSDHQRTDSTDPAPVGIDVTQKAKIYEKKRTAYTWSACLRIQVLVVRTGTSTLPFSHPSQWQSRRGCSPLTSCIHTVRLDAPKVRGRCKVTQNATQVHPVDTTHNIVIARRTHHTNTMPAVATTPFEGQKPGTSGLRKKVTVFQQPHYTENFVQAIMDSIPEGAKDATLVIGGDGRYYNDKVCQIIAEIAAGNGVKKLIVGQDGILSTPAASHVIRKRGATGGIILTASHNPGGPTEDFGIKYNLANGGPAPESVTNKIFDVTTKIKEYQRVDVGEVDLKTVGTKQYGPIEIEIIDSVADYVAMIKDIFDLELIKDFLKSNPDFKVLFDGLNGVTGSYAQAIFLGELGLDKSSIQNCTPLPDFGGLHPDPNLTYAKTLVDAVDSGSIPFGAASDGDGDRNMIYGANTFVSPGDSVAIIADHADKIPYFKKQGVYGLARSMPTSNALDLVGKKKGLNVYEVPTGWKFFCALFDSDKLSICGEESFGTGSNHIREKDGLWAVIAWLNIIAGVGKEDPKKASIAAIQEDFWKTYGRTFFTRYDYENVSSEGAAKVVAGLNDKLNSLVGTKIGSLEVAEAGDFEYTDLDGSVSSHQGLYVKFTNGARFVIRLSGTGSSGATIRLYVEKHESDPSKFGESAQDYLEDIINEVVSYLKFKELVGRDEPTVRT, encoded by the coding sequence ATGCGATCGGATCACCAGCGAACGGACTCCACGGATCCTGCACCCGTGGGTATAGATGTAACTCAGAAGGCAAAAATATACGAGAAAAAACGCACTGCATATACGTGGTCAGCATGTCTCCGAAttcaagtactcgtagtacgtaccggtacaagtacactacCTTTTTCCCATCCAAGCCAGTGGCAATCAAGACGTGGCTGCTCTCCCCTAACATCGTGCATACACACCGTACGACTTGACGCGCCTAAAGTTCGAGGTAGATGCAAGGTCACTCAAAACGCAACGCAAGTTCACCCTGTTGACACGACACacaacattgtcattgCCAGACgcacacaccacaccaaCACAATGCCCGCTGTCGCTACCACTCCCTTCGAGGGCCAGAAGCCCGGCACCTCGGGTCTCCGAAAAAAGGTGACTGTCTTCCAGCAGCCTCATTACACCGAGAACTTCGTGCAAGCCATCATGGACTCCATCCCCGAGGGCGCTAAGGACGCCACTCTGGTCATCGGCGGAGACGGCCGATACTATAACGACAAGGTCTGCCAGATCATTGCCGAGATCGCCGCCGGAAATGGtgtcaagaagctcattgtCGGTCAGGACGGTATTCTGTCTACCCCTGCCGCATCCCACGTGATCCGAAAGCGAGGAGCCACTGGAGGAATCATTCTCACCGCCTCCCACAACCCCGGAGGACCCACCGAGGACTTTGGAATCAAGTACAACCTCGCCAATGGCGGGCCCGCTCCCGAGTCCGTTACCAACAAGATCTTCGACGTGACcaccaagatcaaggaaTACCAGCGAGTCGACGTGGGAGAGGTCGACCTCAAGACCGTCGGCACCAAGCAGTACGGTCCCATTGAGATTGAGATCATTGACTCTGTCGCCGACTACGTCGCTATGATCAAGGATATCTTCGACCTggagctcatcaaggactTCCTCAAGTCCAACCCTGACTTCAAGGTCCTCTTTGACGGTCTTAACGGTGTCACCGGCTCCTACGCCCAGGCCATCTTCCTTGGTGAGCTTGGTCTCGACAAGTCCTCCATCCAGAACTGCACTCCTCTCCCCGACTTTGGAGGTCTCCATCCCGACCCCAACCTCACTTACGCCAAGACCCTTGTCGATGCTGTCGATTCTGGATCCATTCCCTTTGGTGCTGCTTCCGACGGTGACGGTGACCGAAACATGATCTACGGAGCCAACACCTTTGTTTCTCCTGGTGACTCCGTCGCCATCATCGCCGACCACGCCGATAAGATCCCTTACTTCAAGAAGCAGGGAGTTTACGGTCTGGCCCGATCCATGCCCACCTCAAACGCTCTCGATCTCgttggaaagaagaagggcctCAACGTCTATGAGGTCCCCACCGGCTGGAAGTTCTTCTGCGCCCTGTTCGACTCCGACAAGCTGTCCATCTGTGGTGAGGAGTCTTTTGGAACCGGCTCCAACCACATCCGAGAGAAGGACGGTCTCTGGGCAGTCATCGCTTGGCTCAACATCATCGCTGGCGTCGGAAAGgaggaccccaagaaggctTCCATCGCCGCCATCCAGGAGGACTTCTGGAAGACTTACGGACGAACCTTCTTTACCCGATACGACTATGAGAACGTGTCTAGCGAAGGCGCTGCCAAGGTGGTTGCAGGTCTGAACGACAAGCTCAACTCTCTTGTCGGTACCAAGATTGGCTCTCTTGAGGTTGCCGAGGCCGGTGACTTTGAATACACCGATCTCGACGGCTCTGTCTCTTCCCACCAGGGTCTGTACGTCAAGTTCACCAACGGCGCTCGATTTGTTATCCGACTGTCTGGAACTGGTTCTTCCGGCGCCACTATTCGACTCTACGTCGAGAAACATGAGTCTGACCCCTCTAAGTTTGGTGAGTCTGCCCAGGACTACCTCGAGGATATCATCAACGAGGTTGTGTCCTACctcaagttcaaggagcTTGTTGGTCGAGACGAGCCCACTGTTCGAACTTAA
- a CDS encoding uncharacterized protein (Compare to YALI0E02134g, similar to uniprot|P48510 Saccharomyces cerevisiae YMR276w DSK2 ubiquitin-like protein possible transmembrane segment, similar to Saccharomyces cerevisiae DSK2 (YMR276W); ancestral locus Anc_8.837), which translates to MSDFEIIIKSSDKKVPVSVNNDTLVSKVKEQMAKELDIPAERQRLIYSGRVLKDGETVGSYNIKEGHSVHLVKGAAPQGSSAASAASATSAITNTASSNPASTGIPNNIASGAGAGNPLAALTGAQFAGHGINPQMFGDQFGQPPSEEDFINMMRQPGYRESVEAMLNNPQMLDMMINSNPQLAAMGPQARQMLQSDHMRQMMTNPEVMQGMMQIQRAMNPEAQGSAFPAPGAAPGAGAGTDGAGAGAGAGAGGAAGGANANNMANFMQMMGGGGFGGLGGGNAFSAPAAEPEDTRPPEERYESQLRQLNELGFYEFDRNVRALRRSGGNVQGAIEALLDGGV; encoded by the exons ATGAGCGACTTTGAAATCATCATCAA GTCTTCTGACAAAAAGGTCCCGGTGTCTGTCAACAATGATACCCTCGtctccaaggtcaaggagcagaTGGCAAAGGAGCTGGATATCCCTGCCGAGAGACAGCGACTCATCTACTCCGGCCGAGTGCTCAAGGATGGAGAGACCGTCGGATCTTATAACATCAAGGAGGGCCACTCCGTCCATCTTGTCAAGGGTGCTGCCCCCCAGGGCTCCTCCGCAGCTTCCGCCGCTAGCGCCACCTCCGCCATAACCAACACAGCTTCCTCCAATCCTGCTTCCACCGGAATTCCCAACAACATCGCCAGCGGTGCAGGTGCAGGAAACCCTCTGGCTGCGCTCACTGGAGCTCAGTTTGCTGGCCATGGTATCAACCCTCAGATGTTTGGAGATCAGTTTGGACAGCCTCCCTCCGAAGAGGACTTCATTAACATGATGCGACAACCCGGCTACAGAGAGTCCGTGGAGGCGATGCTCAACAACCCCCAGATGCTTGACATGATGATCAACTCTAACCCCCAGCTGGCCGCCATGGGCCCCCAGGCTCGACAGATGCTGCAAAGCGACCACATGCGACAGATGATGACTAACCCCGAGGTTATGCAGGGAATGATGCAGATCCAGAGAGCCATGAATCCCGAGGCTCAGGGCTCTGCTTTTCCCGCTCCTGGCGCTGCCCCCGGTGCCGGTGCCGGAACTGATGGcgctggtgctggagctggtgccGGTGCCGgtggtgctgctgggggAGCCAACGCCAACAACATGGCCAACTTCATGCAAATGATGGGTGGTGGCGGATTTGGTGGATTGGGCGGTGGTAACGCTTTctctgctcctgctgctgagccCGAAGACACTCGACCCCCGGAGGAGCGTTACGAGTCTCAGCTGAGACAGCTCAACGAGCTTGGCTTTTACGAGTTTGACCGAAACGTTCGTGCTCTGCGACGAAGTGGAGGCAACGTGCAGGGAGCCATCGAGGCTCTTCTTGACGGTGGTGTTTAA
- a CDS encoding uncharacterized protein (Truncated form of YALI0E02068g, similar to Saccharomyces cerevisiae YKU80 (YMR106C); ancestral locus Anc_2.444, weakly similar to uniprot|Q7RX73 Neurospora crassa NCU00077.1 and uniprot|Q9HGM8 Schizosaccharomyces pombe SPBC543.03C Putative DNA helicase) yields MGREMARGHDSKEVTDLNWGLQYIYSEISNKILSGRKTDVVGLVGVHTDTTQNMFEEESGFEHIDIITPIQQFNLDTLLEAKKQLVPNSDNKGDLISGIVVAVQMIKLYTKALKYIRNIVVLTNGQGNMNLGDSGGIIKQLNENRIILKVMGVDFDDEEVDYFEEDKPEHKRENELKLKEFVDRCEDSVFATYKEARDSLDIPKVKAVNPVRAFQGNLVLSDPEQQPPQRVMSIGVEVFPCTRRATAMTASSYAMSKIEPATISTPSQNNLQAVKWDRQYYVNDESGIGGKKELDRDTLENGYRYGSEIVYITKEEEEAIMFPTSASLQVIGFVNKKSVPPYMLMGHTDYIIGQRGNNRDAVAISAFARALFETDNFGLARYVNKDGKDPQIVVLMPYIRAELEGLVFCQLPFAEDERKFILPSLTSLETRSGNKTVTTHSRLLPTKEMLDAMDDYVDAMDLSKLKGEDDEPWLTMEECFNPSIHHIRNVVKECAVSQDYGKIPEPLPILTRFSQPAEELTEEAKPQLELLKHLFDIKEQFREAKKRKTEVTVGQTGLDLDALLEGELEVKLESSQTLSSNVKSEPGRQTASQSSQNSQQLSLDPENICPDFIRTLNKIDTKATSDEEFRSGATNLYKQTITLLEEKLESSKGNDAYNEIIGVLQTMREQADEMEIPDVFTAAKGQFVSKLERGDLGGQKNVLVAQINSI; encoded by the coding sequence ATGGGTCGGGAGATGGCCCGTGGACATGACTCCAAAGAGGTGACTGATCTTAACTGGGGTCTTCAGTACATTTACAGCGAAATTTCCAACAAGATTCTGTCTGGCCGAAAGACCGACGTCGTTGGACTGGTTGGAGTGCACACAGACACGACACAGAACAtgtttgaggaggagtcAGGGTTTGAACATATTGACATCATCACCCCCATCCAGCAGTTCAACCTCGACACGCTGCTGGAGGCCAAAAAGCAGCTCGTGCCCAACTCCGACAACAAAGGCGATCTCATTTCGGgcattgttgttgccgttCAGATGATCAAACTGTACACCAAGGCTCTCAAGTACATCCGGAACATTGTTGTTCTCACCAACGGCCAGGGTAACATGAACCTGGGGGATTCTGGAGGAATTATCAAGCAATTGAATGAGAATAGAATCATACTCAAGGTCATGGGAGTCGACtttgatgatgaggaggtggattactttgaggaggacaagcCAGAACACAAGAGAGAGAACGaactcaagctcaaggagttcGTTGATCGATGTGAAGACTCCGTCTTTGCTACATACAAGGAGGCCCGTGATTCTCTGGATATCCCCAAGGTCAAAGCCGTCAACCCTGTGCGCGCTTTCCAAGGCAATCTTGTGCTGAGTGACCCTGAACAACAGCCTCCCCAACGAGTCATGTCCATTGGTGTTGAAGTATTCCCCTGTACACGACGCGCAACTGCCATGACTGCTTCCAGTTACGCCATGAGCAAAATTGAGCCTGCTACGATTTCTACTCCTAGCCAGAACAACCTTCAGGCTGTCAAGTGGGACAGACAGTACTATGTAAACGATGAAAGCGGGATTGGCGGAAAGAAGGAGCTTGATCGTGATACTCTGGAAAATGGGTACCGATATGGCTCTGAGATTGTGTACATTACaaaagaggaagaagaggccATCATGTTTCCTACTTCTGCAAGCTTGCAAGTTATTGGATTCGTCAACAAGAAATCTGTTCCTCCTTACATGCTCATGGGCCATACAGACTACATCATTGGCCAGAGAGGCAACAACCGTGATGCAGTTGCAATCTCAGCTTTCGCTCGTGCACTGTTTGAGACTGACAACTTTGGTTTGGCTCGGTATGTTAACAAGGATGGAAAAGATCCCCAGATTGTTGTTTTGATGCCCTACATCAGGGCTGAGCTCGAGGGTTTAGTTTTCTGCCAGTTACCTTTTGCTGAGGATGAGCGAAAGTTCATTCTGCCTTCACTCACCAGTCTCGAGACGCGATCTGGAAATAAAACTGTCACCACCCATTCGCGGCTACTTCCGACTAAGGAGATGCTCGATGCTATGGACGACTATGTTGATGCAATGGATCTGTCCAAGCTGAAGGGCGAAGATGACGAGCCCTGGCTAACCATGGAAGAGTGCTTCAACCCTTCAATCCATCACATCAGGAACGTGGTCAAAGAGTGTGCAGTGAGCCAAGACTACGGTAAGATCCCTGAGCCTCTTCCCATCCTCACGCGTTTCTCACAGCCTGCTGAGGAGCTCACTGAGGAGGCCAAACCCCAGCTGGAGCTTCTGAAGCACCTGTTTGATATCAAGGAGCAGTTTAGAGAagccaagaagcgaaagacAGAAGTGACTGTTGGCCAGACTGGACTTGATCTCGACGCTCTGCTTGAAGGTGAACTCGAAGTGAAGCTAGAGTCATCTCAAACACTTAGCTCTAATGTCAAGTCTGAGCCAGGTAGGCAGACGGCATCTCAGTCATCTCAAAACTCTCAACAGTTGTCGCTTGACCCTGAAAACATCTGTCCAGACTTCATCAGAACGCTCAACAAGATTGATACCAAGGCTACAAGTGATGAGGAGTTCCGGTCAGGTGCTACCAATCTGTACAAGCAGACTATCACCCTATTGGAAGAGAAGCTTGAGTCATCCAAGGGAAATGACGCGTACAATGAGATCATCGGTGTGCTACAGACTATGCGGGAACAGGCcgatgagatggagattCCTGACGTGTTCACTGCTGCCAAGGGTCAGTTTGTGAGCAAGCTCGAAAGAGGAGATTTGGGTGGTCAGAAGAATGTTCTGGTTGCACAGATCAACTCAATTTAA
- a CDS encoding uncharacterized protein (Compare to YALI0E02112g, weakly similar to uniprot|O53294 Mycobacterium tuberculosis monoxygenase (Monooxygenase flavin-binding family) possible transmembrane segment), protein MKPLYITADIFDFITSYTNIDLYRQPNTMTKLHSQVLIVGGGFSGIATSIKLLKDWKVTDFHVYDRNEKFGGTWAANTYPGAASDIPAVWYCLASDPKIDWESAYPSQQELSEYIAGVVDKYGLKSFATFNSEIERIEWIPNERLWKATIAHNGNTITHTARVLFMGQGCLVTPNHVKIKGMEDFQGPIMHTAEWKPFDYDNKDVVVIGNGCSAAQVTSEVAKTAKSVTQFARSPQWIVPRTPVTIGPILRTILSWFPFLIPVLRFFVFCLLEMNWNMFRGGWWSDFDRSMRTKVAVKIAKKNMPEKYHETAIPKYQLGCKRIIFDCGYWAALKMESVLLTFDKLVEVGKNSVKDINGNQYPADLIVDATGFNIGRSMTSVDVIGENGMPLSEFWDGKVAAYETVMVPNYPNMFMLFGPNATTGHNSVIFGIENGLKFVESVASDVIQGRSDYVTVKPQAYDQWVQRIQAAIKQTNFATGGCVSWYMSVGEATHNAVSYPWTQLRFWWRARFPHYDDIYVENKSQKVTPGKAIKAE, encoded by the coding sequence ATGAAACCGTTATATATAACGGCGGATATATTTGATTTTATTACATCTTACACCAACATCGATCTTTATCGACAACCAAACACCATGACTAAGCTTCATTCTCAAGTTCTTATTGTAGGAGGGGGGTTCTCAGGAATagccacctccatcaaACTGCTCAAAGACTGGAAGGTGACCGATTTCCATGTCTACGACCGTAACGAGAAGTTTGGAGGCACTTGGGCTGCCAACACTTACCCCGGAGCTGCCTCCGACATCCCTGCAGTCTGGTACTGTCTAGCCAGTGATCCCAAGATCGATTGGGAGTCTGCCTATCCATCGCAGCAGGAGCTGTCTGAATACATTGCAGGAGTTGTCGACAAATACGGTCTCAAGTCATTTGCAACCTTCAATTCTGAGATCGAGCGAATCGAATGGATTCCTAACGAGCGCTTGTGGAAGGCTACCATCGCTCACAATGGCAACACCATCACACACACTGCTCGAGTTCTCTTCATGGGCCAGGGATGCCTGGTAACACCTAACCATGTCAAGATCAAGGGCATGGAAGACTTTCAGGGTCCCATTATGCATACAGCCGAGTGGAAGCCGTTTGATTACGACAACAAGGACGTTGTTGTTATTGGAAACGGatgttctgctgctcaggTCACCAGTGAGGTGGCCAAAACAGCGAAGTCAGTCACTCAGTTCGCCCGTTCTCCACAGTGGATTGTTCCACGGACTCCAGTCACTATTGGGCCTATTTTGCGGACCATTCTCAGTTGGTTCCCGTTCTTGATCCCTGTCCTGCGATTCTTCGTATTTTGCTTACTGGAAATGAATTGGAATATGTTCCGAGGAGGCTGGTGGTCCGACTTCGATCGGTCTATGCGAACCAAGGTGGCTGTGAAAattgccaagaagaacatgCCTGAAAAGTACCACGAAACAGCCATCCCCAAGTATCAGCTCGGATGTAAACGAATCATCTTCGATTGCGGCTACTGGGCAGCCTTGAAAATGGAGAGTGTGCTTCTGACCTTTGACAAGCTGGTTGAAGTTGGAAAGAACTCAGTCAAGGACATCAATGGCAACCAGTATCCGGCTGATCTGATTGTGGACGCTACGGGGTTCAACATTGGACGATCAATGACCTCTGTGGATGTGATTGGAGAGAACGGAATGCCTTTATCTGAATTCTGGGATGGCAAGGTCGCTGCGTACGAGACGGTCATGGTGCCTAACTACCCCAACATGTTCATGCTGTTCGGTCCCAATGCCACGACTGGACATAACTCAGTTATCTTCGGTATTGAGAACGGTCTCAAGTTTGTGGAGTCGGTTGCTTCCGATGTCATCCAGGGACGAAGTGACTACGTGACAGTGAAGCCCCAGGCATACGACCAGTGGGTGCAGCGAATCCAGGCTGCTATCAAACAGACCAACTTTGCCACGGGTGGGTGCGTGTCGTGGTACATGTCTGTTGGAGAAGCCACTCACAATGCCGTTTCCTATCCTTGGACCCAGCTGAGATTCTGGTGGAGAGCTCGATTCCCCCATTACGACGACATTTATGTTGAAAACAAATCTCAGAAGGTTACTCCAGGCAAAGCGATCAAGGCCGAGTAG